From a region of the Gossypium raimondii isolate GPD5lz chromosome 10, ASM2569854v1, whole genome shotgun sequence genome:
- the LOC105776431 gene encoding tubby-like F-box protein 3 isoform X2, with protein MAIKCIARLRSRRVVQDQLQTPNEVEAEGGCCWANLPQELLWEVLLMIEETESIWPQRKNVVACAGVCRSWRFIIQQIVKLPQLSGKLTFPISVKQPGPKDSLLQCFIKRNRSTQTYYLYLGLTNSLSDGGKFLLAARKCRRPTCTDYIISLQAEDFSKGTNTYAGRLRSNFLGTKFTVFDGQSPQAGAKMGKSRSSRLANLRQVSPSSNYPMAHISYELNLLGSRGPRRMQCNMNTIPATSIAPGGLDPTTQAELNPYQSTPTSFLSKSASMENSVSDQKNGGLVLINKAPRWHEQLQCWCLNFHGRVTIASVKNFQLVASPENEPGGPEHEKIILQFGKVGKDLFTMDYRYPISAFQAFAICLSSFETRIACE; from the exons ATGGCGATAAAGTGCATTGCCAGGTTAAGGTCACGCCGGGTGGTTCAAGACCAACTGCAAACCCCCAATGAAGTGGAGGCTGAGGGTGGTTGCTGCTGGGCTAACCTGCCTCAAGAATTATTATGGGAAGTTCTTTTAATGATTGAAGAAACCGAAAGTATTTGGCCTCAAAGGAAAAATGTGGTGGCTTGTGCTGGTGTTTGCAGGAGTTGGAGGTTTATTATTCAACAGATTGTTAAACTTCCTCAACTTTCTGGGAAATTGACTTTCCCCATCTCTGTTAAACAG CCTGGTCCAAAGGATTCTCTCCTACAGTGCTTCATAAAGAGAAACCGATCTACCCAAACATATTACCTTTACCTTGGTTTAACTAATT CGCTATCCGATGGCGGGAAGTTCCTTCTTGCTGCTCGCAAGTGTAGACGTCCAACCTGCACAGATTATATCATCTCTTTACAGGCCGAGGATTTCTCGAAGGGGACAAATACTTATGCTGGGAGATTAAG ATCAAATTTTTTAGGGACCAAGTTCACTGTCTTTGATGGACAGTCTCCTCAAGCTGGTGCAAAGATGGGTAAAAGTAGGTCCTCTAGGCTAGCAAATTTGAGACAAGTTTCGCCTTCTAGCAACTACCCCATGGCTCACATTTCATATGAATTGAATTTGTTAGGTTCAAG GGGCCCAAGGAGAATGCAGTGTAATATGAACACCATCCCAGCAACTTCAATAGCACCAGGAGGATTAGACCCCACCACCCAAGCTGAGTTGAACCCATATCAATCAACCCCAACTAGCTTTCTTTCGAAATCAGCTAGCATGGAGAATTCTGTATCTGATCAAAAGAATGGTGGACTAGTGTTGATAAATAAGGCTCCAAGGTGGCATGAGCAACTCCAGTGTTGGTGCTTGAACTTCCATGGACGAGTCACAATTGCTTCAGTGAAAAACTTTCAGTTGGTGGCTTCACCAGAGAACGAACCGGGAGGGCCAGAACATGAGAAGATCATCCTCCAGTTTGGGAAAGTGGGTAAGGATTTATTTACCATGGATTATCGGTATCCGATCTCGGCATTCCAAGCCTTTGCTATCTGCCTCAGCAGCTTTGAGACTAGAATTGCTTgtgaataa
- the LOC105776431 gene encoding tubby-like F-box protein 3 isoform X1 gives MAIKCIARLRSRRVVQDQLQTPNEVEAEGGCCWANLPQELLWEVLLMIEETESIWPQRKNVVACAGVCRSWRFIIQQIVKLPQLSGKLTFPISVKQPGPKDSLLQCFIKRNRSTQTYYLYLGLTNSALSDGGKFLLAARKCRRPTCTDYIISLQAEDFSKGTNTYAGRLRSNFLGTKFTVFDGQSPQAGAKMGKSRSSRLANLRQVSPSSNYPMAHISYELNLLGSRGPRRMQCNMNTIPATSIAPGGLDPTTQAELNPYQSTPTSFLSKSASMENSVSDQKNGGLVLINKAPRWHEQLQCWCLNFHGRVTIASVKNFQLVASPENEPGGPEHEKIILQFGKVGKDLFTMDYRYPISAFQAFAICLSSFETRIACE, from the exons ATGGCGATAAAGTGCATTGCCAGGTTAAGGTCACGCCGGGTGGTTCAAGACCAACTGCAAACCCCCAATGAAGTGGAGGCTGAGGGTGGTTGCTGCTGGGCTAACCTGCCTCAAGAATTATTATGGGAAGTTCTTTTAATGATTGAAGAAACCGAAAGTATTTGGCCTCAAAGGAAAAATGTGGTGGCTTGTGCTGGTGTTTGCAGGAGTTGGAGGTTTATTATTCAACAGATTGTTAAACTTCCTCAACTTTCTGGGAAATTGACTTTCCCCATCTCTGTTAAACAG CCTGGTCCAAAGGATTCTCTCCTACAGTGCTTCATAAAGAGAAACCGATCTACCCAAACATATTACCTTTACCTTGGTTTAACTAATT CAGCGCTATCCGATGGCGGGAAGTTCCTTCTTGCTGCTCGCAAGTGTAGACGTCCAACCTGCACAGATTATATCATCTCTTTACAGGCCGAGGATTTCTCGAAGGGGACAAATACTTATGCTGGGAGATTAAG ATCAAATTTTTTAGGGACCAAGTTCACTGTCTTTGATGGACAGTCTCCTCAAGCTGGTGCAAAGATGGGTAAAAGTAGGTCCTCTAGGCTAGCAAATTTGAGACAAGTTTCGCCTTCTAGCAACTACCCCATGGCTCACATTTCATATGAATTGAATTTGTTAGGTTCAAG GGGCCCAAGGAGAATGCAGTGTAATATGAACACCATCCCAGCAACTTCAATAGCACCAGGAGGATTAGACCCCACCACCCAAGCTGAGTTGAACCCATATCAATCAACCCCAACTAGCTTTCTTTCGAAATCAGCTAGCATGGAGAATTCTGTATCTGATCAAAAGAATGGTGGACTAGTGTTGATAAATAAGGCTCCAAGGTGGCATGAGCAACTCCAGTGTTGGTGCTTGAACTTCCATGGACGAGTCACAATTGCTTCAGTGAAAAACTTTCAGTTGGTGGCTTCACCAGAGAACGAACCGGGAGGGCCAGAACATGAGAAGATCATCCTCCAGTTTGGGAAAGTGGGTAAGGATTTATTTACCATGGATTATCGGTATCCGATCTCGGCATTCCAAGCCTTTGCTATCTGCCTCAGCAGCTTTGAGACTAGAATTGCTTgtgaataa
- the LOC105776430 gene encoding inactive beta-amylase 9, producing MEVSVIRSSSQAKISKTELGCRDLRFCFGKSNDKNKIFSRKPNSVCFDSQISRFRKAGLRFTLKAVHSDPILESKSPATSKSLDRLRLFVGLPLDAVSDGNSVNHARAIGAGLKALKLLGVEGVELPVWWGVVENEMGKYDWSGYLAVAEMVQKAGLKLHVSLCFHASSQPRIPLPKWVTKIGESQSSIFFADRSGQHYQQCLSLAVDDLAVLDGKTPVQVYQGFCESFKSTFSPFIGSTITGISMGLGPDGELRYPSHHKPAKSGTITGVGEFQCYDTNMLNLLKQYAEANGNPLWGLGGPHDAPTYDQAPNLNSFFKDHGGSWESPYGDFFLSWYSSELVSHGNRLLSLASSIFGDTEVNVYGKVPLMHSWYKTRAHPSELTAGFYNTASRNGYEAVAEMFARNSCKIILPGMDLSDEHQPHDSLSSPESLLAQIRTTCNKHRVEVAGQNLASGAPGGLEQIKKNMLGENPIDLFTYQRMGAHFFSPEHFPSFTEFVRSLSQPELHPDDLPSDEAEATESVQTSSDPNIHLQTA from the exons ATGGAGGTCTCGGTAATTAGGAGTTCTTCACAGGCAAAGATCTCTAAAACAGAATTAGGATGCAGGGATTTAAGGTTTTGTTTTGGGAAAAGtaatgataaaaacaaaatattttctcggAAACCAAACAGTGTTTGCTTTGATAGTCAAATTTCGAGGTTTAGAAAAGCTGGGCTCAGATTTACGTTGAAAGCTGTCCACTCTGATCCCATTCTTGAATCCAAGTCTCCTGCAACTTCCAAATCT cttGATAGGCTAAGATTATTTGTTGGTCTGCCTCTAGATGCGGTTTCCGATGGCAATTCGGTAAACCATGCCCGGGCAATTGGGGCGGGACTGAAAGCTTTGAAACTTTTGGGTGTGGAAGGTGTTGAATTGCCTGTCTGGTGGGGAGTGGTCGAAAATGAGATGGGGAAGTATGACTGGTCAGGCTATCTTGCTGTTGCTGAGATGGTTCAGAAAGCAGGTCTGAAGCTTCACGTATCGCTCTGCTTCCACGCTTCGAGTCAACCGAGAATTCCGCTTCCCAAGTGGGTAACGAAGATTGGCGAATCCCAatcaagtatcttctttgcggATCGTTCAGGACAGCATTATCAGCAATGTCTATCACTAGCTGTTGATGATCTTGCTGTTCTTGATGGAAAGACTCCGGTTCAAGTCTACCAGGGCTTTTGCGAGAGCTTTAAGTCCACATTCTCACCTTTCATTGGTTCTACCATCACG GGCATCTCAATGGGTCTTGGACCAGATGGTGAACTCCGGTATCCCTCACACCACAAGCCTGCCAAGAGTGGCACGATTACTGGAGTCGGGGAGTTCCAATGTTATGACACAAACATGCTTAACCTTCTTAAGCAATATGCTGAAGCAAATGGAAACCCATTATGGGGTCTAGGTGGTCCACATGATGCCCCTACTTATGATCAGGCACCGAACTTAAATAGTTTCTTCAAGGATCACGGTGGGTCGTGGGAAAGTCCTTATGGTGACTTCTTCCTTTCCTGGTACTCAAGCGAGCTTGTATCTCACGGCAATCGTCTCCTCTCTCTTGCCTCGTCCATTTTTGGTGATACTGAAGTCAATGTTTATGGGAAAGTCCCATTGATGCACTCGTGGTACAAAACCCGGGCACACCCTTCTGAACTGACTGCCGGCTTCTATAACACGGCCTCAAGAAATGGCTATGAAGCAGTTGCAGAGATGTTTGCAAGGAATTCATGCAAAATCATCTTGCCTGGAATGGACCTGTCAGATGAGCACCAGCCACACGATTCTCTCTCTAGCCCCGAATCATTACTTGCACAAATCCGAACAACTTGCAACAAGCACCGGGTTGAGGTTGCCGGGCAGAACCTGGCCTCTGGAGCTCCTGGTGGTTTAGAGCAGATTAAGAAAAATATGTTGGGTGAGAATCCAATAGACTTGTTCACTTATCAGAGGATGGGAGCTCATTTCTTCTCGCCGGAgcattttccttcattcactgAGTTTGTCCGAAGCCTGAGTCAACCTGAATTACATCCAGACGATTTACCCTCGGATGAGGCAGAAGCTACTGAATCTGTACAAACGAGTTCGGATCCAAACATCCACTTGCAGACAGCTTAG